Genomic window (Acidobacteriota bacterium):
CGGCGAGCTCGCGGGCACGCACGTAGCGCCCCTCGTCGACCGCCTTCAAGGCGCGGGCGACGAGGTCCTCCTCGGCCGCGGCGGCCGCGGCCGGCGCGGAGAGGGCGATGGCGGCGCAGAAGAGAAGGGCGGAGCGCTCGCGCATGGGGAGATTCTAGTGCCGGCCGGTCCGTCGAACCGAGATGGCGCCGGACGTGCGAAGGGCCCCCGCCGCCGGGGGCCCCCGCAGGTCGGTACGAGCCGGAGAGTGGTGCGCTCAGCGTCGCGCGAGCCGCTCCTGGATCTGATGCCGAGGCATGTCGGCGGTGGCGAGACCTCGGGCGACTGCGGCCACCCGCAGGATGGCGTCGGCCGGCGGCTGCCCCGGCCGTCCCTGCCGGCGCACTCCGACGAGGTGCAACAGCCCTCGGGCGTCCCGCCTGAACAGCAGAGCCGGCGCGCCCCCGCCGGAGGACGGTTCGAGGAACATCGTCGCCACCTGCCGCCCGTCGATCCGCACGGCCATCACGCCCGAGCCCGTGACGGGCACGAGTTCGATCTCTCCGCCGGAGAAAACCTGGCCGCCCACGACCACCGGCTGGTCGACGTAGGCGACGATCGTCGAGGCTGCAGCGGCGGGCGTCGCCGCCGCGGCGAACGCGGCGAGCATCACGAGGGAGAGGCAGCGAAAGGAGCGGCTCGTCTTTGCCATGGTCCGTGTCCTCCTCGCCCGCGCCTCGTGCAACGGGGGTGCCACGCGGCGGAGACCGCGCGGCGCAAGCAGCGAGAAGGATGCGGACAGTCCCGGAGCCCGTTCGCGGAACCGGCGCCGTGAAGCCCCTCCGGCCTGTCCGAATTCCGGACGGTCTCCTTGTCCAGGTGGCCGGACGAGCGTCCCGGTCAGCGGCGGAGCGTCGCGCGGCTCGCCCGTTCGAGAGGGACCTCCGCGGCCTCCCGGAGCACCTCGTCCGCCTGCCGGACACCCGGCGCCAGCGCAAGGCGATGGGCGAAAAGGGGGATCAGGAGGGCATCGAGATCCTCGGTGCCCACGTAGTCCCGCCCGTGGAGAAGAGCGCGCGCCTGGAGGGCGGGCATCGCCTGCACCAGGGCGCGCGTCGAGAGCCCTTGCGCCACCCGCTCGTCCTCGCGAGTCCGCCGGGCGAGGTCGACGGCCGCCTCGAACAGCACTTCCGAGACGTGCACGTGATCCTCCATCGCCCGCCGGGCCTCGACGATGGCGTCCCGGTGGACCGGCGGCAGGCCCGAGGGGCGGGGGCGGAGCCTCTTCCGGAAGGTCCGGACCACCTCCAGTTCGGCGTCCCGGTCGATGTGTTCCATGCGGATCTTGAACAGGAACCGGTCGAGCTGCGGCGCCGGCAGCGGAAAGGTCCCGGCGAGGCCGAGCGGGTTCTGGGTGGCGAGGACGAGGAAGAGTTCGTCCAGAGGGTGCGTCACGTTGTCCACCGTGACCTGCCGCTCCGCCATCGCTTCGAGGAGCGCCGACTGGACCTTCGGCGAGGTGCGGTTGATCTCGTCCGCGAGCACCACGTGCGCGAAGACCGGGCCCGGCATGAACTCGAAAACACCCCGGTCGGGATCGAACACCGAAACGCCCGTGATGTCGGAGGGGAGCAGGTCCGGTGTGAACTGAATGCGGCGGAACGGAGCGATCCGCCCGCGCTCCTCGCCCGGTTCGATGGCCGCGCCCAGCGCTCGCGCCAGGAGTGTCTTGCCCGACCCCGGGTAGTCCTCGAGGAGAACGTGGCCGCCGGCGAGCAGGGCGATGACGACCAGCTCGATGACGTCGTCCCGTCCGAGGATCGCCGCCTTGAGGTGATCGGCGACGCGCGTCGCCACCGCCTCGGCTTCGGCGAGCCGCCGCTCGCGCTCGCTGGGGCCGCGCGACTCCGCTTCCGGTTCCACCGTCGGTCCGTTCACTCGTGCCGGCCTCCGGGCGGTCCCCGCCGCCACGGGTCATCATCGGTCCCGGCGGGGCCCGCCGCCAATCAGCGCGACCGCAGCCAGGAGAAGGGGTCGAGCACGCCGAGGATCCGGCCTCTCAGCCCTCGCCTGGCGAGCTGGCGCCCCACCTCCCGGCTGAGCCTGGCCGCCAGGCGCCCGTCCGCGGGTGCCGTGCCGAGGCGCGCGCGCAGGTGGAGACTCGTGAGCCGCTCGAACGCCGGCGCGGCGGCCGCGACCCGGCGCGCGAAGCTCTCCCGCGTCTCTCCCCAACCACGCCGCCACCCCGCCTCGGCGAGGCGATCGAGAGCGGCCCGGTAGGCGGTGCGGGCCGCCCGGTCGCGCCGGGCCCAGAACGGAGCGAGACGGCGCCAGATCTTCACCGCCTGTCCGGCGGCGAACAGAGCGGCGATCGCGGCGAGGAGGACCGCCGCCCACGCCCGCGCCCCGCTGCGCCGCTGGGCCGCCGCGGGCGGCACCCCACCCGAGTCTCCCCGGGCGAGCTCCCCGAGCATCCGCTGCAGGTCGAGATCGGGAGCCGGCATCGGCGGGTCGAGCGAGGGGGGCGCCGGGTCGATCGGAACCCAGCCCACTCCGTCCAGGTAGACCTCCGCCCAGGCGTGCGCATCCCCCGAGCGCAGGAGGATCGCCGAGCCCCCCGCGCGGTTCTCCGCGACGTAGGCGTACCCGGCCGCCACCCGCGACGGGAGCCCCAGCGCGCGCATCAGGTACGCCGCCGCGTGCGCCAGGTGCACGCAGTAGCCGATCCGGTCGCCGAAGAGGAACGACGCCGTCGGATCGGCGGCCGAGGCGTGATGGGATCGGAGCGAATAGCGCGTGTTCCGCTCGAGCCACAGGGCGACGCCGCTGGCGAGCGCCCACGGATCGCGCCGGTACTCCGGCCGGAGCGCTTCGGCGGTGCGGCGGGCGAGGTCTCGGTACCGGCGGTCGGGTGGCAGCTCGAGGTAGATCCGGCGCACGCGCTCGGGCCACCGGGGATCGCCCGGGCGCCGGCCCAGAAGCTCGCTGGCGCTCCCCGTCAGGACCGCGCTGGAGGCCCGGTAGCTCGTCCGGAACAGGGTGCGGTCCGGAACCGGAGCGGGGGCGATCCAGGTCCCCTGCACGAGGACCGGCGGCTGCGCGTGCTCCCTGATCAGCGATACGGTCGTCGGAACTTCCCGGCGCAGAGGGCTCGGAGGCGGGGGCGCCGCGTCGATCCGGTGCAGGTACGGGAACCGGCGGAACAGGTCGACGTCGACGCCGCGCGCCGACGAGCGGACGAGCCTCCGGCCGTTCCACACCGAGAAAGCGACCTGCCGGAAGTAGAAGACGCCGCCCATGGGTTCGACGTCGTCGTGAAGCGTCACGACGGCCACGGGCGCCTGCTCGCCCTCCCGGGGGTACTCGT
Coding sequences:
- a CDS encoding transglutaminase domain-containing protein — its product is MTGRPRHGAADRAAGLAAAIAAAAVIGWWPHAPAGSLIAAGVSAFAGASWGSRAADSRVRTPWLVLLPLLAAALALRLGSTAALLPVPFVSPEAASAVRDLLLVASLTLGAAFAFGALVARHPAARPVVPALLVLAVARLVAAHRGGSIHRPHAVADPAWLHGWHPVTAFAGLGLAAAFAGALALRSRWRRGLRDAAVLLAVAAVLLHLAPRIGLVFSVADPLGLGGSRPGDEAPAAGGKPERGRDRLGLTARGDSVRSGQDEMAPFRDEYPREGEQAPVAVVTLHDDVEPMGGVFYFRQVAFSVWNGRRLVRSSARGVDVDLFRRFPYLHRIDAAPPPPSPLRREVPTTVSLIREHAQPPVLVQGTWIAPAPVPDRTLFRTSYRASSAVLTGSASELLGRRPGDPRWPERVRRIYLELPPDRRYRDLARRTAEALRPEYRRDPWALASGVALWLERNTRYSLRSHHASAADPTASFLFGDRIGYCVHLAHAAAYLMRALGLPSRVAAGYAYVAENRAGGSAILLRSGDAHAWAEVYLDGVGWVPIDPAPPSLDPPMPAPDLDLQRMLGELARGDSGGVPPAAAQRRSGARAWAAVLLAAIAALFAAGQAVKIWRRLAPFWARRDRAARTAYRAALDRLAEAGWRRGWGETRESFARRVAAAAPAFERLTSLHLRARLGTAPADGRLAARLSREVGRQLARRGLRGRILGVLDPFSWLRSR